A genomic region of Nostoc sp. UHCC 0702 contains the following coding sequences:
- a CDS encoding alpha-1,2-fucosyltransferase has translation MYKNHKFLVDPQLPKAGLGNMLLVWARAVLFAHINSLPIVAPAWGKFTIGPYLRGERDKRYYGNLFSTKNYFSRFQYFIYLLNEKKLNSYNPPLSKLDLYNFDKERVNYHIFIFNQSPHWSDYFVDLKEHQFIIKQKLLATIRPYVVQEILSRPIPEIGIHVRMGDFRILKPEDDFTKLGGVRTPFSWFIKLINTIREIAGYDIPVTVFSDGYDDELRELLQLRNVYRADAASALSDMLTLSRSKLLITSSGSTFSGWASYLGQCTTIWHPAHFHAGVFSHSVRETVFEGGFDPESMKVPDLLVHNIKTLFINY, from the coding sequence ATGTATAAAAACCATAAATTTTTAGTTGATCCCCAATTACCCAAAGCCGGCTTAGGCAATATGCTTTTAGTTTGGGCCAGAGCCGTTCTATTTGCCCATATTAATAGCCTTCCTATTGTTGCACCTGCTTGGGGTAAGTTTACCATTGGGCCTTATCTAAGAGGTGAACGTGATAAAAGGTACTACGGAAATCTGTTCTCTACTAAAAATTATTTTTCTAGATTTCAATATTTTATTTACCTTTTAAATGAAAAAAAATTGAATAGTTATAATCCTCCATTATCAAAATTAGATTTATATAATTTTGATAAGGAGAGAGTAAATTACCATATATTTATTTTTAATCAATCTCCTCATTGGAGTGACTATTTTGTAGATTTAAAAGAACATCAATTCATTATCAAGCAAAAACTTTTGGCAACTATTCGTCCGTATGTAGTACAAGAAATTTTAAGCCGTCCAATACCCGAAATTGGGATTCATGTAAGGATGGGTGATTTTAGGATACTTAAACCAGAAGATGACTTCACTAAATTAGGTGGTGTTCGCACTCCTTTTAGCTGGTTCATTAAGCTAATTAATACCATTCGCGAAATTGCTGGCTATGATATACCAGTAACCGTGTTCTCAGATGGTTATGATGATGAACTAAGAGAATTACTACAACTTCGTAATGTTTATCGTGCAGATGCTGCCTCTGCATTATCTGATATGCTTACCTTGTCTAGAAGCAAGCTTTTGATTACCTCTAGTGGTAGTACATTTAGTGGGTGGGCTTCATATTTAGGACAGTGTACTACCATATGGCATCCCGCACATTTCCATGCAGGTGTTTTCTCTCATTCTGTGAGAGAAACTGTGTTTGAAGGCGGCTTTGATCCAGAGTCTATGAAAGTTCCTGATTTACTCGTTCATAACATTAAAACATTATTTATAAATTATTAA